The Tubulanus polymorphus chromosome 6, tnTubPoly1.2, whole genome shotgun sequence genome includes a region encoding these proteins:
- the LOC141907918 gene encoding uncharacterized protein LOC141907918 isoform X1 translates to MMNTRSFLIIYTILLQLGNLNSAETSGNKTHNSMIYPKPVPDGKPDIKREGQTIEYICKTRVKYPTVIFQQKRRDSEQWETIPDELLRITRNVKHITSASLEFKADFKLHNGTTFRCLVLKEGQTDFDYLQFDLIVVHRTDLNQIPATEISKSGVRLLTAENVASKNKTGLDHKPDWTMMIIYIACGAIGFLLVIVIIVVIVICRRRLLPGEGRVEVATPQVLDVYDELYDDIDSVTVTDKLHTSDQKVTTDPYANIETGNDKDTTPYMDMAAAKGKDTPSYIDMEAGKGKDTTPYMDMGPGIEEDTYRSTETGKDKHTTPYMNTGAEKRKDRHSYVNTEAGKARHLKKDTDEPVKDDVELYSYATVQYTRNRR, encoded by the exons ATGATGAACACACGTTCGTTCTTGATAATATACACGATTTTATTACAACTTGGGAACTTAAACAGCGCAGAAACATCTGGAAATAAGACGCATAATTCAA TGATTTATCCGAAGCCTGTTCCCGATGGAAAACCCGATATTAAAAGAGAAGGACAGacgattgaatatatttgtaaaACACGTGTTAAATATCCTACAGTTATATTCCAACAGAAGAGAAGAGATTCAGAACAATGGGAAACAATTCCAGACGAACTGCTTCGTATAACTAGAAATGTGAAACATATTACTTCTGCTTCACTAGAATTCAAAGCAGATTTCAAACTGCACAATGGAACAACATTTAGATGTCTCGTTCTTAAGGAAGGCCAAACAGATTTTGATTATCTTCAATTCGATCTAATCGTAGTTCATCGAACTG atTTGAATCAAATCCCGGCGACTGAAATCAGTAAATCAGG AGTTCGTCTGCTTACTGCTGAAAATGTGGCCTCGAAAAACAAG ACTGGACTGGACCACAAACCTGACTGGACCATGATGATAATTTACATCGCTTGTGGAGCTATCGGTTTCCTCCTCGTCATCGTTATCATCGTTGTCATCGTCATTTGCAG ACGCAGGCTATTGCCGGGTGAAGGTCGTGTGGAGGTTGCGACACCGCAGGTACTCGACGTCTATGACGAGTTGTATGATGACATAGATTCTGTTACTGTAACTGACAAACTGCACACCAGCGATCAGAAAGTTACTACAGATCCGTACGCGAATATCGAGACCGGCAACGACAAAGACACAACTCCGTACATGGATATGGCAGCCGCGAAGGGTAAAGACACACCTTCATATATAGATATGGAAGCCGGGAAGGGCAAAGACACAACTCCTTATATGGATATGGGACCCGGGATAGAAGAGGATACGTACAGGAGTACGGAAACCGGGAAGGACAAACACACAACTCCTTACATGAATACCGGAGCCGAGAAGCGCAAAGATAGACATAGTTACGTGAATACGGAAGCCGGAAAGGCGCGCCATTTGAAGAAAGATACTGATGAACCCGTGAAAGATGATGTTGAACTTTATTCTTACGCTACTGTTCAATATACTCGCAATAGGCGTTAG
- the LOC141907918 gene encoding uncharacterized protein LOC141907918 isoform X2 has translation MIYPKPVPDGKPDIKREGQTIEYICKTRVKYPTVIFQQKRRDSEQWETIPDELLRITRNVKHITSASLEFKADFKLHNGTTFRCLVLKEGQTDFDYLQFDLIVVHRTDLNQIPATEISKSGVRLLTAENVASKNKTGLDHKPDWTMMIIYIACGAIGFLLVIVIIVVIVICRRRLLPGEGRVEVATPQVLDVYDELYDDIDSVTVTDKLHTSDQKVTTDPYANIETGNDKDTTPYMDMAAAKGKDTPSYIDMEAGKGKDTTPYMDMGPGIEEDTYRSTETGKDKHTTPYMNTGAEKRKDRHSYVNTEAGKARHLKKDTDEPVKDDVELYSYATVQYTRNRR, from the exons A TGATTTATCCGAAGCCTGTTCCCGATGGAAAACCCGATATTAAAAGAGAAGGACAGacgattgaatatatttgtaaaACACGTGTTAAATATCCTACAGTTATATTCCAACAGAAGAGAAGAGATTCAGAACAATGGGAAACAATTCCAGACGAACTGCTTCGTATAACTAGAAATGTGAAACATATTACTTCTGCTTCACTAGAATTCAAAGCAGATTTCAAACTGCACAATGGAACAACATTTAGATGTCTCGTTCTTAAGGAAGGCCAAACAGATTTTGATTATCTTCAATTCGATCTAATCGTAGTTCATCGAACTG atTTGAATCAAATCCCGGCGACTGAAATCAGTAAATCAGG AGTTCGTCTGCTTACTGCTGAAAATGTGGCCTCGAAAAACAAG ACTGGACTGGACCACAAACCTGACTGGACCATGATGATAATTTACATCGCTTGTGGAGCTATCGGTTTCCTCCTCGTCATCGTTATCATCGTTGTCATCGTCATTTGCAG ACGCAGGCTATTGCCGGGTGAAGGTCGTGTGGAGGTTGCGACACCGCAGGTACTCGACGTCTATGACGAGTTGTATGATGACATAGATTCTGTTACTGTAACTGACAAACTGCACACCAGCGATCAGAAAGTTACTACAGATCCGTACGCGAATATCGAGACCGGCAACGACAAAGACACAACTCCGTACATGGATATGGCAGCCGCGAAGGGTAAAGACACACCTTCATATATAGATATGGAAGCCGGGAAGGGCAAAGACACAACTCCTTATATGGATATGGGACCCGGGATAGAAGAGGATACGTACAGGAGTACGGAAACCGGGAAGGACAAACACACAACTCCTTACATGAATACCGGAGCCGAGAAGCGCAAAGATAGACATAGTTACGTGAATACGGAAGCCGGAAAGGCGCGCCATTTGAAGAAAGATACTGATGAACCCGTGAAAGATGATGTTGAACTTTATTCTTACGCTACTGTTCAATATACTCGCAATAGGCGTTAG